The Ananas comosus cultivar F153 linkage group 6, ASM154086v1, whole genome shotgun sequence genome segment aaccaaatattttttttcactatcctatactaactccaacctccaaccaaacacaaaaaaattttaaccccactttaatcctgaacttaaccctatttctgaaatagttatttttttcttaaccccgaaccaaacggaggttAAGGGATTACCTAAGTATCGTACCTGTCCTTGGTGTGCTGTGATGTAATTCTTACCTTGAAcctttgaattatttttttttttttgctccttcCGGAGCGTACCTAGTGCGAAACTGTTTACCGTGTCTACATCAGAATGGTCCTCAAAAGAAAAAGCGTCTCAAAATTGTGGAAGAAGAAGTCTAATCAACATCTAATTATTGCACAATAATCATTATTCACtggaataattaaatattggcACCTAACTAATTAGGTAGTACAACAAACGTGCCCAAAGAAAAAGACATCTCTATCCACCTATTCTTACCATTATTCCTCGTAATCTTGCTACATGACGTCAAttgtttttttgatttttctcaTAATCTTGAGCCGGATTGTTGAGTGTAGGCACTAATCCTAACTGCTCAAATTCTTCacatttataataataataataataataggggCAATTTCACAACTAACCctcttaaatatataaatatcgtaAATAGctctacaaaattaaaaatattatatatatagaactaggttgatatattattaatagcaccaagtcattagtattaccaagtttttggccattggattaagagatgtgcggttacgATGATGTCGgcctcctaggattgagtgggtggttggttgaatagtatgatctaacggatgaaaatgatcaaaatgatagatctaacggtggaaaacttgatagcaccaagtacttcgcgctattaatagcatagtagccagattatatatatatatatatatatatatatatatagagagagagagagagagagagagagagagagaactaggctggaatactattaataacactaatgacttggtgttattaagttttctgctcttggattaaaagatgtgcgattaggatgatgtgggctccgtAGAGTTGAGTGggggttggttaaatagtataatcgaacgtatgaaaatgataaaagagataaatctaacggcagaaaacttgatagtaccaaatattttatactattgatagtatctcagccggactatatatatatatatatatatatatacccccttcaaatatagaaaatcatcacaaatattcTTTCTTCTAACGGGCGTTGATATTAAGTtataaaatgactaatttatTCTTGATTGGGTTGTTCTTTTGACAGCAACTAATGAAGGAGTAATTTCATGAATAccctttctaaattttaaaaataatatttttaccacTAATTATTGGTGGATAAAATATGTAGAAACCCTCACCTATAGGTCACTTTGAAATAGACCCTcttaacttcaattttttaacattCAGAGCCCttaaacttttagttttttttttttttttgtgttttactTAGTCAAAAGGTTTTCAATTGAGATCCCTCGtacatgaatttgataaaatttttaactagttagaaaaaaaacactcaatgcaaaaataaaaaatcacttAGGTTGAAaggatgtatatatagagagagagaaagagagagagagagtccggctgctatactcCTATAAATACGATcgttttcgtactcataagtcgttttcaatgatagagcttccgaatcaacgatctataccgttaaatattatctagaaacaattaaatttttaaattttttaatattatttaccttacgatcaaaagatatcaaaattgacaatttctAACGGTTGGTAtaaaatacttgctagtttaacaatgtaaaagaatcggaatcgattgaatttttgataaaaaattctattcattatctagataaaaattaataactccgatatgaaattaaagaatccgatcatccatttttagaacgttgtttgattttgactgttcattttatgcccgctttaatagactttattatgatttcaaaaaattatagttttttttaaaaatttcaaatactctaaatcatatttaatggactagatcgtcgattcgaaagttctattatcgaaaataacttttgagtacgaaaggctctatactctTAAGGGTATAGTAGCCCTATTTTAATAGAGTCTAACTACTAtacttatgagtatagaccatTTTGTTCTCATAAAAGTAAAgcatccctatatatatatatatatatatatgtatatatatatatatatatatatgtatatatatatatatataaaattaaaagttaggaTCATGTTGTAGTAGACTAATGGATAAGAGGGTCTTCATACAATGTTACTTTTGCTGACAATAAATGTTCAATTAAAAAACTGTTGCTTGAGTGGGTCATATGAAAAATGCTCTAATATCAAGacttttaatatcaaaatatttttagtatgaCTTATatgagttatttaaataaaattcaaaaaaaattaaatcttgaaTAATTGATGTTGAATACTACAATGGACAATTGCATGacaactatattatataatttaaaagcaaaaaatcataacaaaatttaattattatacttaatagactatagatctttaattgtaaaatattaaagaaaatgctaaattattatgtgattgaaAGGTTAAGAATTGACcatataattaatcttaaattattacacttagttaaattagtaaaaaagagtaaaattggTATTTACATAATATTAGATGACTCTTTAACGGAATGTTAATCTTAAGAatatttgtgaatattttttgcGTTTTAGAGCGGTATTActgatattttataatttaagatNGATGACTCTTTAACGGAATGTTAATCTTAAGAatatttgtgaatattttttgcGTTTTAGAGCGGTATTActgatattttataatttagaggGGCATTTATAAAAGTATTGATTAAATTATcccaaataataaataatagagaATTAATCTTTTAAACACTTATATATGAACTTCTATTATTCTGAAACTTTTCCTGGAGGACGATCCCACACAAAGAAATATCTCGGCCAATTATTTCAGCACAGTTAAAACAGAATATAATTCAATTTGAATCgtacagaaaaaaaattcattttcgTTCCGGGTAGGCAGGGAATAGGACAACATTGGACACTCCATCACATGAGCAATTATTAGGTGTGACTCGAAATTAATAATcgattttagtttaaaatttcaaCTTGTCGGTGATTTCTAGTGCAACtaatttgaaaagtaaattgTGGAGAAAAAATGAATATCTGTAGTGGGTAGTAGAcggatcggatcggatccaaAATGCATTAAGAATTTTCCCTTCTAattttttgccctagaggcgacAAATCGTGATTGGTTGTATTCAAacattatatttcttttttatagtaATGTTCTCTCCTTACTCGTCCGTAATTTTTTCCTGCAAAgagtttttcacgtaaatcagtgtgttttcttttatttctgctTATAGTTTGATTATTTCGTGTTTGTCATTTTCGTTTTTGTTTGTGGTTTTATTGTAACAGTAATAATGCCAAGCTTTGGTCCAAAATGTTACTAGTGACTAAACTCCCAAGCTCTtgatagggatgtcaatgggtcgggtttgggtcggactttcaaaaacccaaatccaaacccgaaaaccaaattaaaattcgaacccaaatccgaatcaggcgggttttaaaaattcatatccatatccgaacatgaccaaaaattcaaaacccgaATCTTATcgtatttcaaaatatattatagtaaaatcaaaattttcaaaataaaatttttaaatgagtgagccggctcgtgttcagctcacGGTCAAAttgatatttggctcgctcagGCTAAGCTTGAATTAAAAAGAAAGcttgaaattcatttcaagccaaaCTTGAGTATTACCCGACTCGCTCGAATTATACTACGCCCGTTTATCCAAGAGCCCATATTGTGCGTTGtcttatcaatttttcttttctaatactATGAGcccaaaaaatttttaaactctagAATATTCCAGCAGTGGGCCCTCATCTTTTCAATAAAATActacactacaataaaaatagtatataacgatacttttaaatatcagtatatgtcaaaaaaaatattgctggctaaattaccgatactttttaaaagtgttgctatatgtgaaGTCGCTATACGTGGAGCCGACTTGATATTTGGCACCTACTCCTCAAGCGACCTGTGGCGGAGGAAAACGTACGTGGCGATCGTAACCCTCTACGGTTCTTACGAGATCCTTATGGCCAAACTCAAGCTGCTGGAACCCTACCTCGTCGGCTACGAcgacggaggaggagagagagagattgtgattattattattattattttatttgtaagcAGTCTGAGTGGGCTGAATGAGattggttgagtagagaaactttttatttttaattgaattgagctttatattttttacagtatttttaattgaattgaACTTTGGGATATActaattatagtatttttcaTAATAAAGAAACATAGaacatttactttttttttctacagaGAAATAGAAAAGTATCTGAGAGAGTGCCTATATATTaatccttttcctttctctcttccccTCACAGTAGTCTCGTACCCTCTCCTTTTCTCACTCACTCTCTTGGGAGGTACATATTGTTTTCTACATAATTTCTCTCCTCTCACTCTTTTCCATTCTCTATTTTCTTTAACATTTGTGTTGTTATAATTAATACctagtgtaatttttttaaaaaaaaactttcttggATTTGCATTTAATTTCCTTCTTTTTACAAACAAAACTCAGAGATTTTTCCGAACAACTTGTAATATAAAAAGTTACCGCGCTTTCAAAGCAGAAACAAAAGTAGgactatatatgttttttttctttttggttgcaCCAAAAGtttttgagaattttttaagttttaaaaagcagaagcaaaaatagagccaaataaaaatgtaaaatggtCTCTTTCGTTCTTTGCTTTCTCTTATATTTGACGATCGATATTGCGAGTTGCGGCATGCAGCAGCAATGAACATCAGAGTGCGGCAGTCGGCGATGGTGAGGCCGTCGGAGCCGACGCCGCAGCGGCGGCTGTGGAACTCGAACCTGGACCTAGTGGTGGTGCGGTGGCACACGCCGAGCGTGTACTTCTACCGCAGAGCAAGAATTCTCAATAACTTCTTTGATGCGGCGGTGCTCGAGGCGGCGCTGGCGCGGGTGCTGGTGCAATTCTACCCGGTGGCGGGGCGGCTCGCGCGTGACGAGGACGGGCGAATTGAGATCGACTGCAATGCCGAGGGGGTGCTCTTTGTTGTCGCTGAGGCCGACTGCACCGTCGACGACTTCGGAGACTTCGCGCCCACCCCGGAGATGAAGCGGCTCATCCCCAGTGTGGAGTACACCGACGATGTCTCCTCCTTTCCGCTCCTCGTGCTTCAGGTAGGGGTGCAATTCAGCTTGCCATTCGtaagccagctcatgttcggctcgaaatgagctcgagatcgaatcgttcgtttagtaaacatcgaacacgagctggagcGTTCTCGTTCCCGTTCGGCTCAATAATAGCTcgaacaaataaattttatatttatatatataaataaataattatatatatatataatatagatttttattatttgatttttatttcaatctatatataatttctaactcaattataaaaaaaattcatttatatcTAAAGGTTTAATCATACATTACATCAAAGTTAAATAGATAAAGTCtcctatatttattttttatatataatttttaatttttttaatttattgtttataagtcagctcgtgttcgtcTAACAAGAATggaattttttggctcgatattttaaccagctagctcgtgttcggctcatttatagTCGGCTCCAGCTCATCTGTATTTGGCTCGTTGACACCTCTAGCTTCGCGTAAATAAAGTTCTAGCTCTATGTAAATAAAGTTCGAGAAATATATGCTAAGTCTAGGAACAAAAACAAGTTTGTAATCTAGAAAATTAATAGTTATTTcgaattttcataaaattctcTAGCTGAATTGATAATTATTTCGAAATTTCATACATATTCCAAATAAtgataatgtaaaaaaaataattaatatagtgTGAATCTCAAATCCTATTCATTCAATgactattaatatttttgtttatttttgtcaattttttaatactaaaaactttaaaaaagtatttaaaCTCTTGGAGAGTAGGTACAGAATATACattttataaatgaaaatgaCTATTTATACATCATAAACTCTTGGATACAgaaattcacaattttttttaagatttcaatactaataataataataaaaataaaataagtgagtaaatataagtcaaaaaaattagaatgttAACTTTACATCTGTAATAAAGGTGCACAGATAGCGTTACTTCTCTACAAATAGAATGTAATatcttaataatattttaatttttaatataaaaaaataatgcagcCAATTTAGCGTTAGAGTCTTTTAAAAAATGCTACTCAATTAAACTGAGTCGAAATTTTGGTCAAGTTCAATAACTTCACAATTGGTGCGAGAAATTTTTAAACaactataatttttcttttagcGTGAAACCTGAGTTCGGAAAACACTTTTCAAAATCTACGTGTCATATTGTAAAGTTATTTTGACTAAGTTTGAGAAGCAAATTCAATTGTTTCAgtctcttttttatatttttaatttattttcaaagtattttgtaatttttctattttaagtccaactatttaactatttataatttgattagatttaaaaatatattagaatttactATCATCATTAAATAGGATTCTAAGTATTGTCTATATATAGGCGATTcgattaatataattaaaatttaataattaattaataatattttcatctttatcgaaaaaaagaaaaaaaaatcttcttgtAAAACGGTTTTAGAAATTAAGCTAAAAGACATATATAGTTGTGAAGCACGTGGGGTTTGGTAGCTGGTACCAGTATTTATATATCTTTCGAAAATTTAAACATAGTTTATTTGATAATAATATTTTgcctaaattacagaaaatttttctgtcaaaatttaatttttcattttctttcctatcatttaaaaatctacactttgtcccattgtaaaataaaaaatattcacaaggaGTACTGTGTGAACTGTAAtgataaaataactattttgcccctcaccattttgcccatCAGGCTGagagcatttttggcataaaaaaatatataataatattttacaaacgaaaccctaacggattactaacggcagcgggtaaagttaatattttttattttacaagagggcaaagtgtagatttttaaatgacagtgaaaaaagtgaaaaatctaattttgacagaaaaattttctgtaatttagcctaatatttttattggttTTTGAAAGTTTCTTCCAACATATTCTTTTCCGCAAggatttattaataaaattgagtttgagaagaatattttatatattaaaagataaatttaattttttttaataatagtaaGAGATATCTGAACAAAAGCCTCAATTTAGAAATCATATCTAATATATcattcaaaacttcaaaaaaaaattaaatttaaaaagaaaacatttgttaaacttttttttattagtttttaagtgaaaaataaatacaGGTAATGATAATCTATAGTTATTTCCATCGTTCGTTTTTATTAGATGCATCTCCGCTCGCTAttattagagatgtcaacgggtcggattcgggatggatttttaaaaatcagaacccgaacccgactctgAACCcaagacccgaacccgaacccgaacccgaacccgacggattttaaaaatccatatccaaacccgaacccgaccaaaaatccgaaacccgaacccgaacccgaaaatttgaacccgaaataattatttcttttttcaatatttcaaaatctattatattaaatctaaatttttaaaatacaaattcaaatataacatcaaatttatatatatatatatatattatataatacaaaataaattcaggttcgggtcgggttcggattcaggtCGGAtataatcaaaatccatatccgaatccatattcgtcgggtttctattttttatatccatatctgaATCCATACCATATCCAtcgaatatatccgtttcattcaggttcgggttccgataaaatttcgggtatccatacccattgacatccctagctaTTATTGTCACATCGTGAAAGTAAAGAGATGTGCCCAGCAACATATTTTTTTCGCACGAGATAGCTACAGCTGAAAGCAGAAGTGTTGGACATTGATAGTGAAATCCGGAAACAGGTGACCTACTTCCAATGCGGGGGCGTCGCGCTAGGGGTGGGGATGCAGCACTACGTCGCGGACGGGTACACCGGAATCAACTTCATCAACTCGTGGGCCAACCTCGCCCGCGGCCTCCCGCCGACCATCCGCCCCTTCATCGACCGCACACTCCTCCGCGCCCGCAACCCCCCGACCCCCTCGTTTCCCCACGTCGAGTACCACCCCCCTCCCTCCATATCCACCGAGGTAATCTCACCGTCTCCCACGTCCAACAAGGCCACAGCCACCGTCGTTCGCATGTTCAAGCTCACTCCGACCCACATCGATGAACTCCGGGCTAGGGTGCCCCCTGGATCGCCGAAATTCAGTTTGTATGCTCTCGTCGCTGGGCACGTGTGGCGGTGTGCGTGCCTCGCGCGGGGACTACCGGCGGACCAGCTCACCAAACTGTACATTGCTGTGGACGGACGACAGCGTCTGAAGCCGCCACTGCCCGATGGGTAAAGAGAACCGTTGTTCTCTAAAATCTTAAACCGTTAAAGATGACAATTTAGCATTTACTAGTATGAAATGCACTGGCGTTACCAACTTCCTTTTTTGTTGAAAGATGTGAACTagtcaattgttttttttttttcttccgaaTGTTTAAGCAGTCGGAGAACGGTAGCTTAATTAATGCTTTTATCTTCAACAGATACATCGGGAACGTTATTTTGACGGCAACTCCGATCGCCACAGCAGACGAGGTCATCGCAGGGGTGCCCGAGGCCGCCGCTAAGGTCCAGGGCATGCTGGCGAGGATGGACGACAAGTACATGACGTCGGCGCTGGACTACCTGGAGCTGCAGCCGGATTTATCAGCGCTGGCAAAGGGACCGCACACGTTCCGGTGCCCGAACCTCGGGTTGACCAGCTGGGCACGGTTGCCGATACACG includes the following:
- the LOC109711887 gene encoding hydroxycinnamoyltransferase 1-like encodes the protein MNIRVRQSAMVRPSEPTPQRRLWNSNLDLVVVRWHTPSVYFYRRARILNNFFDAAVLEAALARVLVQFYPVAGRLARDEDGRIEIDCNAEGVLFVVAEADCTVDDFGDFAPTPEMKRLIPSVEYTDDVSSFPLLVLQVTYFQCGGVALGVGMQHYVADGYTGINFINSWANLARGLPPTIRPFIDRTLLRARNPPTPSFPHVEYHPPPSISTEVISPSPTSNKATATVVRMFKLTPTHIDELRARVPPGSPKFSLYALVAGHVWRCACLARGLPADQLTKLYIAVDGRQRLKPPLPDGYIGNVILTATPIATADEVIAGVPEAAAKVQGMLARMDDKYMTSALDYLELQPDLSALAKGPHTFRCPNLGLTSWARLPIHDADFGWGRPAFMGPGGIAYEGLAYVLPSPTGDRSQSIAISLQAEHMDEFGKLIYQI